The region tcaggtgttttggacttcaactcctagaattcctaacagcgctgttaggaattgtgggaggaagggccaaagttggcccagttTTAAACTAGGGGATTAAATTTGCGGAGAAACGTGGGTATTTGTTTCATCAGAGAAACTTGTCTTGAAAAAGGCAGTGAAAATCTAACTATATGGGAAAGCAGTGGCAAGTTTATTGGGAGTCTAAATGAGCTCTCCTTCCTTGTTTCCATAAACTGACCTTATTTCTTCTAACTGAGGTTGCTGATGATGCTTGCCGAAATGCACTTTTACAGACAAACAAGTGGAGGTATGTCAGTGCACCCTTTTCTGATGTCAAAATCCCACCACCCTCTTCCTTTAGGGCGAATCCATAACTGACCGGCTGCCATCAGTGCCTCATTTCTGCCCTTGTTTCCCCTTAGTCCCCTTTACAAGTTCAACACCCGTAACTTACAGTCTCATCCAGAATGTTACGTTGAAAGCACAGAGTGTCTTACCCACTTTTGTCTCTCACCCTCATCCGCCGGCTGGGATTAAAGCGCCTACTTTGGAGATATGCCCGAGATGGACCGGTGCTCCCACAGTAAACCCATGCAATGAGTTGTTGGCAGTTACATTGGAAGCATCGCCGGCCACTTCCAGCTTCTGGGTTTTAAaatagacaatataaaacacggGCAAAACAATTCCTACAAGGAGCATAACGAAGACCGCGTTCCACCACTGGATGCCACAATCTGCTCCGCTAGTGGTTTCTTTCTGCCGCTGAGGGGACCAGTCTGGCGTTTCAATGCAATAGTCTGAGCTTGGTGAGACCGTCACTTGTGCCGCTTGTTCGATGTTCTCGTCAATCCCTCTGAAATACTGACTGATTGGTTCTCGGTTGTCACCGTCATCACCTTCCAGCAGTTCAGCCAGTGATACAGAGGCGTTGTGTGGCAACTCCTCACTCGTTTCCGTCAATACACTGTTGACCTTGACTGGAATTTTGATGGATTTCAGAGCATACAAGTCTTGTTCCCAGATAAAGTTATTGACCCGTTTGATATCTGCGACCTGAGAATTCAGAGGGAAACACCACTTCTACGAGTAAGTACACAAGTTCACATCATATACACAAGTAAGTCTTTCTGGCTGCAAGTTGATATGAAAAAGCAGAGCGGGCATTGCCACGTTTGCAAGTCCTAGCATTCTCATCCACATTGCCTGTGATGGCTAGGGTTGCTGAGTTACACAACACCAGCTCGACAGTTTCTTCTTTCCAAACATTCTTGAGGCAGCTGAAGAGACTACTATAAATGTGGACATCAGTGGATGGCAATATAGAAAGCAGACTACATAATTTGAAGCAGAAGCTTGAGAAACATTCTGCACAAATGCTATTACAGTACTAATAACTagagaaaagcaaaagaaagacTATAAATTGGCCGGACTGACGAATTTATATGTTTTAGCCAAAGCTGTTTAACTTGTTTTAATtggtatgtttaaatatttgctttttattactgtaaatggcatttaatgtttgccatttttgtttatGGAAGCTGCCTTGCATTCCTCTGGGGAAAGAGGAtggattaaaaataaagttatttatttaagtATATCATAATGTCAAAATGGAACCTGAAGAACAGTAGAATTAACAGATTTGCACTACTAATATCAACTGATAGGAATCCAGGAAGCCTTTGGACTAAAATTTGGGCCATGGGTGGGGATGAATGTAAAGATGGTTTCCGTAACCAGAAAGATAAAAAACCTCATTAGATGACTGCCGACATTCTTCAAATGGTTACAGACAAACAAGAAAAGGGGACAAATAACTCAGAGTCCTGAGGAACAAACGTTCAGGGACTTGTGCACAGGTGCAAATAGAACTATTACaataatataaatgtaaaaataaataaataaaagaagacaACTAGAGAGGGAGAGCAAGACATTCCTTCCTTGTGATCCAAGAAATTCTGGGAAATTCATGAGGAAACGTGATTCGTTGGACAAGTAAAGCGGAAGGCAATATGGCACGAGGAGGACCAGATTACAGATGGATTGAATCAATGAAAAGTGCCACGTTCCCGAGTTTGTAAAACCTTAACAAGGCCATTGGCAACCAGAGCTCCCAGTGGGCTCTCATTCAAAATGCCACCAAACAACAAAGTTCATTTGTTAGTAAATAGGAACAAATCTTCtaagttcagcaaaggacaagagggatcctctcacctctgcaaggATCTACCGTACatcatgcagctgtgggcaagtctacagagggaccaccaaacgcagcagcattgctcagacacgaatcaaggaacatgaaaggcacagcagactaattcaaccagagacatcagccatagcagagcatttgatgaaccaacttgaacacagcagattatttgagaacaccaccacgtcagactacacagagaagccattgaaatgcacaagtatgtggacaatttcaatagaaaggaggaaaccatgaaaatgaacaaaatctggctaccagtattaaaaaatactctaaaatcaggacagtaaataaagaacatcactcagaaaatgggggaattccagacatgaaacatcaGGGCcatttaacacctcccaacaaagcattcccccaggcaggaatcagctaagcttgaagctggaaggccattaaatgctaatcaaggtgattaatgacaACATACACagttacctccaacagacaagagttctttctcccaccctggcccttccacagatctataaacatcccatgcttagtttccaatattcctcacaacctctgcctgccataaatgtgggtgaaacgtcaggagagaatgcttctagaacatggccatacagcccggaaaactcacagcaacccagtgattctggccatgaaagccttcgacagcacaaagAACACATctgcttttttcttttgaatagagcaaatcaagctatccagattttgttctgaTCCAGCATGGCAAATCATGCCCTGAACAGTCTTAATCTGTTTAAGTTATACCAGTTTTGACCCTGCTATCTCCAACGTCATGCAGTTGTTCCCATTAAGCCAAGTGACACTTGACCAACACAAAGGACAGAGATGATGGCATGGAAAGCACCCACCCTCGGAAGCAGTATGTCCGATTTCCGATCTAAATTTGCGTGCCCTGCTTAGATTTACAACATCCTCAACTAGAAATTCATTCCATGATTTGCATCATGGTGGGCACGGACGAATGGCGTCCTTAAACCTGGTCGCTTCTCACCTTGCATC is a window of Anolis carolinensis isolate JA03-04 unplaced genomic scaffold, rAnoCar3.1.pri scaffold_11, whole genome shotgun sequence DNA encoding:
- the lysmd4 gene encoding lysM and putative peptidoglycan-binding domain-containing protein 4 encodes the protein MRFNQGLVTSFQAPTTVRKFSSSQVYLFRSERSESDESSEEELDVMELRARGKELQQRNASREKVGDIVLLEREVREDDSLNKLALQYGCKVADIKRVNNFIWEQDLYALKSIKIPVKVNSVLTETSEELPHNASVSLAELLEGDDGDNREPISQYFRGIDENIEQAAQVTVSPSSDYCIETPDWSPQRQKETTSGADCGIQWWNAVFVMLLVGIVLPVFYIVYFKTQKLEVAGDASNVTANNSLHGFTVGAPVHLGHISKVGALIPAGG